CAAGCAGTCGAGCTCCTGGAGAACGAGACAGGCAAAAGCGAGAGGAAGCCAGGAAGGGGATCAATTTTGGGCTCACGTGCGCTCAGTTCGGGGCTCTAGGTCCATTGCTCTATTTATTAGTTGTTTGCTCCAACCCACTAAGCCCATACCACCTTCGCTTTTTGTTCTGCTCGCCAATTTCTATCGCCCTCAGCCAGATAGCACCCAGTGCTGCTTCTTTTCCACCTAGTCGCCTAGATGCGGTGGACAGGCAGAGGGAGGGCTTGGAGGaggggttgggggggggggtgactGCTGCCAACCTGTAGCTGGGGTGGCTGCCCCACCACGCCTATAGGGAGGGTCCACCACTGAAGCTAAGCCCTtgagaaattaaaaaattaatatacaTTTGCCATGTAAATGTTTAGGCATGTATCTGTCTGCAATTGCCAGAGAAGCTAGCTACAtctgttcatgaaactcttaaAAAACATGAGTTTTTAAGGTCAACCAAGGGCCACAAGTGGTACTAAGCAAAAACATACAAACTCAATACAGCAACAAAGAAGCGCAAACGAATTTTTTACCAccaataagtgatgggttgaGTGTATCCACAAGAACAGGACATACCTGACCACCTTCAACAGGGATGCCTAACACACACAATATTGAAGCCATATCACTATATCTCTTTTCCGTATCTTCGAGCTCCTTTCTTACTATGCCTCGATACTGCTCCTTTAGCTGTATATCTTCTTCATTCTAGAGGAGAACAGAAAGGTAAGTACCAtagaatcccccccccccctcctcgaGAGAAGGCTAACAAAGAATTGTGCTAGTATTACATAGTAATCTAGTATACAATCAAGATAAGAGACCTTTCTCTGTGATTCACGGACTTCTTGTAATCTTTGCTTTTGTCTCTTCTCCATGTCAAGCAATCGTAAAGCTTCAGCTTTCTTTCTCTTCCGCAGTTTCTTTGCTTCCTCAGCCTGCAAAAAATGTTTTTCCAACAAAGAAGAGCCATCATGAATCATGTGACATGAGTACCAATACTTGCTGTTAGCCTGCTAGCTATTTTGATCATTATATCTTTTTTTAGGAAAGTTCTTAAAATTAGGGAAGCCAAAAATGCAAGGCATTAGCCTAGTTCAAGAAAAATTAACACAGAATTATATGTGCTGAATTTTATGTTCCAAAATTTATGCACGTCATCACATAGTTCTAGTATAGTTTAGCATCAAATTCAAAGCGGCAAAATACCGTACCTGTATTAGTAATTGACGTTGTCTGGATGCCCACTCCTCCTCTGCTGCCCGTTTGTACTCAACAGATTCTTTGTGCTTTTCACGTTCACCAATCAAACCATCCCGAAAGCCTGAAGCATCTTGAATCAAAGTAAGGTGTCCTGATTTTTCAGGATCATCAACCACATCCTTCCAAGATAAAGAGAAACTCCCTGATGTGACATTTACAAAAGTATTCTTAATGGAGGCTGCAGCATATGCACAAGAGTTAGCTTGTACCTGTGGACAGTTTTCTCCAAATTGTCTTGAGCACTCACATGTGCTGGTAAAAGGTGGAACTTCTGTTTGTTGACCACTGACAGAACCATCATTTTGTGCAGAATACATATCTTTGTTAATTACGCTGTGAGCATCTGGCGGTGACTGATCCTTTTGTGAATATACGCCTCCAGGTATCTTCTCATCAATCTTTTCAGGAGTACTGACAAACATTGGAGGACTTCCATCTTTCCGATCTGCTGCGGACCTTGTGGGAAACACCCTGTTTGCAGAGACAAAGCTATAGACAAAGGTTCCATCTAGGTGAGGAGATTGAATTCCATCTGGGGCTTTTTCAGGTACAGCACCATCGTGGGAGTGAGCCATTTTATCATTACAGGCCGTATCAGGATCTAGATTGGAACTTGCCCTGCAGTCTGTTTCTTCTCCATTCGAACATTGATTGGCATTTGGCACTGAAGAAGGGCCATGGCCATCCTTTACGCCGCCAGTACTATTTTGTGCACCTTCATCACACGGATCACTAAAATACTGAAATATGTTCTCATTTAGATGGCATTCTGCAGGGCCATTCTTTTCACCATCATCACTATTTTTCACAAATTCTGTTTCTTTTCCATTGGAAACATTTCCATTCAAACATTCTTTGGCATTTGGCACTGAAGAAGGTCCATGGCCATCCTTTGCACCACCAGTACTATTTTGCACACCTTCTTTCCAGGCATAACTAAAATGCATGTTCTCATTTAGATGGCATTCTGCAGGGCTATTCTTTGCACAGCCAGTACCATTTTGTGCATCTTCGTTCCATCCATCGCGAAAACACCAAAATATGTTCTCGTCTAGATGGCATTTCTCAGAAAAGAGGCCCTctgcattttcatcttgttgTGTCTCCGACTCAGAACTTGATGTGTATGCAGTAGCCCTACCATCTCTGCACTCAGTGATACCATGAGgcatcttttttcttgaagcaGCTGTCTCCCACATCTTACGGGCTGTCCCAGATGTGTCATCCAGAATCTCACAATCCGAGCTGCCACCATCATTGGAGTCAGTGTCCCATCCTTCGGATGAATCACTCTCAGAGCTGTCA
The nucleotide sequence above comes from Phragmites australis chromosome 4, lpPhrAust1.1, whole genome shotgun sequence. Encoded proteins:
- the LOC133915427 gene encoding uncharacterized protein LOC133915427 isoform X2, with product MSWRRFNVHQGVTRSGMRPMGRCSTQKPAPSTVVVIDEDDDGDGSSDSEVFIFDGSTGEAPAASGCQTKKGNGSPVINIDDDEEVAKGTGGDKAGPSISRAAGSPAATTPGRGSPRNRYGLDCTSDSSESDSSEGWDTDSNDGGSSDCEILDDTSGTARKMWETAASRKKMPHGITECRDGRATAYTSSSESETQQDENAEGLFSEKCHLDENIFWCFRDGWNEDAQNGTGCAKNSPAECHLNENMHFSYAWKEGVQNSTGGAKDGHGPSSVPNAKECLNGNVSNGKETEFVKNSDDGEKNGPAECHLNENIFQYFSDPCDEGAQNSTGGVKDGHGPSSVPNANQCSNGEETDCRASSNLDPDTACNDKMAHSHDGAVPEKAPDGIQSPHLDGTFVYSFVSANRVFPTRSAADRKDGSPPMFVSTPEKIDEKIPGGVYSQKDQSPPDAHSVINKDMYSAQNDGSVSGQQTEVPPFTSTCECSRQFGENCPQDVVDDPEKSGHLTLIQDASGFRDGLIGEREKHKESVEYKRAAEEEWASRQRQLLIQAEEAKKLRKRKKAEALRLLDMEKRQKQRLQEVRESQRKNEEDIQLKEQYRGIVRKELEDTEKRYSDMASILCVLGIPVEGGQVKAAYKQALLKFHPDRVSRSDIYQQVKAEETFKFISRLKEKLPRLL
- the LOC133915427 gene encoding uncharacterized protein LOC133915427 isoform X3, yielding MSWRRFNVHQGVTRSGMRPMGRCSTQKPAPSTVVVIDEDDDGDGSSDSEVFIFDGSTGEAPAASGCQTKKGNGSPVINIDDDEEVAKGTGGDKAGPSISRAAGSPAATTPGRGSPRNRYGLDCTSDSSESDSSEGWDTDSNDGGSSDCEILDDTSGTARKMWETAASRKKMPHGITECRDGRATAYTSSSESETQQDENAEGLFSEKCHLDENIFWCFRDGWNEDAQNGTGCAKNSPAECHLNENMHFSYAWKEGVQNSTGGAKDGHGPSSVPNAKECLNGNVSNGKETEFVKNSDDGEKNGPAECHLNENIFQYFSDPCDEGAQNSTGGVKDGHGPSSVPNANQCSNGEETDCRASSNLDPDTACNDKMAHSHDGAVPEKAPDGIQSPHLDGTFVYSFVSANRVFPTRSAADRKDGSPPMFVSTPEKIDEKIPGGVYSQKDQSPPDAHSVINKDMYSAQNDGSVSGQQTEVPPFTSTWSFSLSWKDVVDDPEKSGHLTLIQDASGFRDGLIGEREKHKESVEYKRAAEEEWASRQRQLLIQAEEAKKLRKRKKAEALRLLDMEKRQKQRLQEVRESQRKNEEDIQLKEQYRGIVRKELEDTEKRYSDMASILCVLGIPVEGGQVKAAYKQALLKFHPDRVSRSDIYQQVKAEETFKFISRLKEKLPRLL
- the LOC133915427 gene encoding uncharacterized protein LOC133915427 isoform X1, whose protein sequence is MSWRRFNVHQGVTRSGMRPMGRCSTQKPAPSTVVVIDEDDDGDGSSDSEVFIFDGSTGEAPAASGCQTKKGNGSPVINIDDDEEVAKGTGGDKAGPSISRAAGSPAATTPGRGSPRNRYGLDCTSDSSESDSSEGWDTDSNDGGSSDCEILDDTSGTARKMWETAASRKKMPHGITECRDGRATAYTSSSESETQQDENAEGLFSEKCHLDENIFWCFRDGWNEDAQNGTGCAKNSPAECHLNENMHFSYAWKEGVQNSTGGAKDGHGPSSVPNAKECLNGNVSNGKETEFVKNSDDGEKNGPAECHLNENIFQYFSDPCDEGAQNSTGGVKDGHGPSSVPNANQCSNGEETDCRASSNLDPDTACNDKMAHSHDGAVPEKAPDGIQSPHLDGTFVYSFVSANRVFPTRSAADRKDGSPPMFVSTPEKIDEKIPGGVYSQKDQSPPDAHSVINKDMYSAQNDGSVSGQQTEVPPFTSTCECSRQFGENCPQVQANSCAYAAASIKNTFVNVTSGSFSLSWKDVVDDPEKSGHLTLIQDASGFRDGLIGEREKHKESVEYKRAAEEEWASRQRQLLIQAEEAKKLRKRKKAEALRLLDMEKRQKQRLQEVRESQRKNEEDIQLKEQYRGIVRKELEDTEKRYSDMASILCVLGIPVEGGQVKAAYKQALLKFHPDRVSRSDIYQQVKAEETFKFISRLKEKLPRLL